A region of the Callithrix jacchus isolate 240 chromosome 10, calJac240_pri, whole genome shotgun sequence genome:
cttgaggtcaggagtttgagaccagcttggccaacatggtgaaaccccatctctactaaaaatacaaaattagctgggtgtggtggcacatgcctgtaatcccagctaccagggaggctgaggcaggagaatcacttgaacctgggaggtggaggttacagtgagctgagatcgcaccactgccctccagcctgggcagtaggtgaatctccgtctcaaaacaaaatgggTTGTGGGCTTCAAAGCCGGTGGCTAGTGCATGATATGCTGCCCCCATGAGGTGGTGCCATGACCCCATGCAGGAACCTGGCACCCCTGGTGGTCTCAGCCACAACAGGACAAGATGGGGGCAGGGCGGGGCAGCCTTGACGGAACAGGAGTCCTCGGCCCTCAAAAGCAGGAGTGAGGGTCTGGCTGGGGCTGCTCCTCTGGCAGGAGTCCACATGTGCCCATGCTTGGAGGCCTGAGACTGCATCAGCATTCATCTGTGACCCACCTGGGACGGCACCCCTGGGAGCCCCTGGCATCACGCCTACCCTTTGCCCAGCTCTACCAATGCTCCCTATAGGTCTGGGGGCTCAGGCAGGTCCCTACCAAGGAAGGGACCCCGTTCAAAAGGCCGCCCAGCAACAACCCTGACCTGGGTTCCCGGGTAGTAGCACAGGCGGTTGTGTCTGGGGTGCCCTGACCCCGACCCCATCTCTGAGTCTAGCCCATGTTACAGCCCATCACAGCTGGGGCAGGTGATGTTAGGGGACAAAGGGGACGGAGACAGTGAAtgaaacagcacaggaaaaacgaCTGCTTTAATGTATTAGGCAAAGTTTCACATAAAATCAGAAATCTGTGATCTGTCCCTGCTCCAATTGGTAAAAAATGCCATGTGCAGTCAGGCCCCGACTGGGCAGCGGTGCAGACCTGGAGTCCAGCGCAGGGGTGGCACTACTTCCCATTCTCTGCATTGAACATCTGTTCCTAGGAGCAAGCACAGCATGAGCGGCACGGTCGGCCTCCACCCTGCCGTCTGCACCATGAAGCCCCACACCAACACTTGGAAGGAGGGAGGCCCTTGTGGGGTCTGCACTCTGAATGGGGCAACACCACAGTCAGTCACCACACAGGCCAGAGAGGAGCCAGGACCCACCACGGGGAACCCTCCTCCCCGATGGCCTCAGCAGGCCCCTCTTGCTGGGCAGCCCGTGAATGAGACCGGGGACCAACTTTAACACCCATGCCCAGGCCTGGACTCTCACGGGGCTCAGCGTATGTCCGGGGCTGCCCACACACAACACTCACTGTCAGCATCCGCTCCAGCTTCACTGCGTCAGCAGCAAACTTGCGGATGCCGTCGGAGAGCTTCTCCACAGCCATCTGGTCCTCATTGTGCAACCAGCGGAAAGACTTCTCATCCAGATGGATCTTTTCCAGGTCACTGGCTTCGGCTGGAGGGACAAGAACCAGCTGTGTCCCTCCCCACCTTGGCCCCTTGGGCTCAGGGCTGTCCCTGAGCTTGCTGCCCAGCGTCTCCCTCAGCCCCAGCCAGGCTCACACTGGAGTGGGGTTCGACCCATGGTGCCTCAGCTGAGGACTTGGGTGAGATGTGTTAGGGAAGCCCAGCCCTCTACTGAGGCTCACTTCACCCTCATGTCTCCTGAGATGTCCTTGCCCCAAGGTGGGAAGGTTCCCCCACATCACCACAGGGTGGAGGGACCTCACCCGCCTTGGCTGAGAGCACAGGCGCCAGCTTGGTGTTGTCCTTGAGCAGCTCTCCCAGGAGCTTGGGCGAGATGGTGAGGAAGTCACAGCCGGCCAGCGCTTTGATCTCGCCCGTGTTGCGGAAGGAGGCGCCCATGACGATGGTTTTGTAGCCGAACTTCTTGTAGTAGTTGTAGATTTTAGTGACACTCTTTACCCCTGGAAGGAGACCAGGCTGTGTCCAGGAAAGCGTCTGCAGAGGTACCGCCCTGCCTGCCCTCCCGGTGCCTGCCAGCTGCACTACCTTGAGCCGCCATCCCTGCCTGCCCCACGCCGATCTGTGCACCTCACTGCTTGTCGATACACCAGCTCCATCTCGGGCTCTTTGTGCCTGAGGCTTCTCCCCTTACCCCATTACCTCAGGGGGACCCTCACCAGGGTCTTCCAGGGGCTCGTACGATTTCTTGTCGGTGTTTGCCACATGCCAATCAAGGATGCGCCCCACAAATGGGGAGATGAGGGTCACACCCGCCTCGGCGCAGGCCACAGCCTGGGCGAAGGAGAAGAGTAGCGTCATGTTGCAGTGGATGCCGTGCTGCTCCTCGAGCTCCCTGCGGGGCGGGGGCAGGTGAGTGCAGGCCAGGTGCCCACCCAGAGCCACAGGCTGCCACAGATGCTTATGGGGCCTTAGACTAAAAAGGCAGGAACAGGCTCGGGCCATTGTTAAGAACAAATCTGTAATAGTCAAGAGGGTTCTAAATGGATAGGGGGTTATGGGTAACCTGGATTTTCTCCAACACACATTACACAATAGACAAAGGCAAGGGAGGCCCGTGGGTGCCCCTGCTCTTGCACAAGGCCCTCACCTCATCCCAGAACTCACCAGGGCTCAGCTCCCAGGCTAGAACCACTGAGTCAGCCCTATCACCGTCTAGTCCTCACCCTGCTCCACCCTAGCCCTTCCAGGGGCCACCCTGCAGCAGGCCCACAGCACCCTGGTTTGTGCCAAGAGAGGAGCCCCTTGGCCACACGAGGCCCTTGCCCCAGTCCCAGTGCACTTTGGACATCCTGGGGTTGATCCCCAAGGACGGTGCAGTGCCCATGCTTTGCCATGTGGCTGGGGCATGGGATGAGACAGCAAGCCTCTGCTCAGGCACCTCCAGACACAAGCTCCCCCTCCCTAGGTGCCTCTGCCACATGGCCACACAGGGGTGCTCAAGTGCAGCTGCAGAGCTCACACCTGGCAGGGGGAGGGCAGATGGCACAGCGGAGCTGGGAAACAGCCTGCAGTTCCTCCACTCCTAGGCACATGCCCATGAAAAACGGAAACGTGTCCAGAGCTGAACTACAAACGAGCACATCTGTGTTCAGAGCAGCAATATCCATCATAGTTCCCAAGGTGGAAACTGACCAGGTCTCCATCAACAGCTGAGTAACTGTGGCCTATCCATAAAATGGAGTCTTTTTCAGCACataaaaaatgaggccaggcacaatggctcatgcctgtaatcccggcactttgggaggccaacatgggtagatctcttgagcccaggagttcgagaccagcctgggccacatggcaaaattatccaggagtggtAGTGCTTGCCTGTccagccactggactccagccttggtgaaaaagtgagatgccatctcaaagcAGGTAGTCA
Encoded here:
- the TALDO1 gene encoding transaldolase, whose protein sequence is MSSSPVKRQRMESALEQLKQFTTVVADTGDFHAIDEYKPQDATTNPSLILAAAQMPTYQELVEEAIAYGRKLGGSQEDQIKNAIDKLFVLFGAEILKKIPGRVSTEVDARLSFDKDAMVARARRLIELYKEAGISKDRILIKLSSTWEGIQAGKELEEQHGIHCNMTLLFSFAQAVACAEAGVTLISPFVGRILDWHVANTDKKSYEPLEDPGVKSVTKIYNYYKKFGYKTIVMGASFRNTGEIKALAGCDFLTISPKLLGELLKDNTKLAPVLSAKAAEASDLEKIHLDEKSFRWLHNEDQMAVEKLSDGIRKFAADAVKLERMLTEQMFNAENGK